A region from the Acyrthosiphon pisum isolate AL4f chromosome A1, pea_aphid_22Mar2018_4r6ur, whole genome shotgun sequence genome encodes:
- the LOC100159853 gene encoding vacuolar protein sorting-associated protein 4B, protein MAVSATLQKAIDLVTKATEEDRNKNYEEALKLYESGIEYFLHALKYETQGEKAKDSIRGRCTQYLERAEKLKDYLKNGKNKKKPVKAGESNSKNDDKKNDSDDDGDDPEAKKLQNKLEGAIVVEKPCVKWSDIAGLEGAKEALKEAVILPIKFPHLFTGKRIPWKGILLFGPPGTGKSYLAKAVATEANNSTFFSVSSSDLVSKWLGESEKLVKNLFELARQHKPSIIFIDEVDSLCSSRSDNESESARRIKTEFLVQMQGVGTDNEGILVLGATNIPWVLDAAIRRRFEKRIYIPLPEEHARLIMLKQNLGNTYHLLTEADLKTLATKTEGYSGADISIVVRDALMQPVRKVQTATHFKRISGPSRADPNVIVNDLLTPCSPGSPGAIEMSFMDVPSDKLLEPAVSMSDMLRSLATSKPTVNDDDMKKLDKFTMDFGQEG, encoded by the exons ATGGCCGTTTCTGCTACTTTacag AAAGCAATTGATTTAGTAACCAAAGCAACTGAAGAAGACcgcaataaaaattatgaagaagccttaaaattatatgaaagcgggattgaatattttttacatgctttaaaat ATGAAACCCAAGGCGAAAAAGCTAAGGATAGCATAAGAGGTCGTTGTACACAATATTTAGAAAGAGCTGAAAAActaaaagattatttaaaaaatggaaaaaataaaaagaaaccaGTTAAGGCTGGAGAATCAAACTCTAA GAATGATGACAAGAAAAATGATAGCGATGACGATGGAGACGACCCTGAAgcaaaaaaactacaaaataaattggaaGGAGCTATTGTTGTTGAAAAGCCTTGTGTGAAATGGTCAGACATAGCTGGCTTAGAAGGAGCAAAAGAAGCCCTTAAAGAAGCTGTCATACTTCCTATAAAATTCCCTCACCTATTTACTGGCAAAAGGATCCCTTGGAAAGGAATACTATTATTTGGG CCACCAGGGACTGGTAAATCGTATTTAGCGAAGGCGGTTGCGACAGAAGCTAATAATTCTACATTCTTTTCTGTCTCATCTTCTGATCTTGTATCTAAATGGTTAGGTGAATCTGAAAAACTGGTGAAAAATCTTTTTGAATTAGCTAGACAACATAAACCCAGCATTATATTCATTGATGAAGTAGATTCACTTTGTTCATCGCGTTCAGATAATGAATCTGAATCGGCTCGACGAATAAAAACTGAGTTTTTAGTACAAATGCaag GTGTTGGTACTGATAATGAAGGTATTCTTGTATTGGGTGCCACAAACATACCCTGGGTACTTGATGCTGCTATACGTAGACGTTTTGAGAAGCGTATTTACATACCTTTGCCAGAAGAACATGCTCGACTAATAATGTTGAAACAAAATTTAGGCAATACCTACCATTTACTAACTGAAGCTGACCTTAAGACATTGGCAACTAAAACTGAAGG ctaTTCTGGAGCAGATATCAGTATAGTTGTAAGAGATGCATTAATGCAACCAGTACGTAAAGTGCAAACAGCTACACATTTTAAACGAATATCCGGCCCTAGCCGAGCAGATccaaatgttattgtaaatgaCTTGTTAACACCTTGTTCACCGGGTAGCCCTGGTGCCATTGAAATGTCATTTATGGATGTCCCCAGTGATAAACTTCTTGAACCCGCAGTATCTATG AGTGATATGTTACGATCATTAGCAACATCTAAACCTACAGTGAATGATGATGATATGAAGAAATTGGATAAGTTTACTATGGATTTCGGTCAAGAAGGGTGA